TTTTAATTCCTGGTGTTATAATTGTAAACCATCCAGTATTTTTTGTTTACCGCACATCAGTAGATCCTTATGCATCTTTGCGCTTAGTTAGATAGATCTGCATGGGCATGCAATAGAAAGTCCTTCCAATACAAAAAGTACACACTAttcagacacttcattaggcacaGTATGATAACATCCAAAACACGAGACAAAGCGAAACAAATATTCCATTCCGATTGGGGGATCATTTAACGATCCGTAGTTTGCAGAACTGCAGCGCCGTTCCTAATAAATTGGATTATACACGGTTTATACAGTATAAGTAATGCAGACATTTATGTGTACAGCGAAATACAGATTGGATAACATTGGCCATTGGATTAGTGcacatgtatttttctttttttttggggtcaaatgtatttgttttcctgcaatACATGATATTTTGAGGGTGTCCGTGAGAAAGTTGAACACATGTGCAATGTGTCATTCATTCTCTTTGCCATCCTGTGGCTAAAATGAGTTCTTTTGTACTATTTAGTTCATCTGAGGCTTGACTTGAGATGATCCCAGCAGAATAAACTCACAGTTCATTGTTCTCTTTCCTCAGGGGTGTTTATGACTGCGGGCACAAGGGAGGATTTTTGTAAATGAAAAAGATTGTTGAGAACCTCCCCCGAGCATCAGACCAGCATCACAACCGCGGGGTCTACCTAATTTCCCAGCCGCTGTCCTCTGGCCGTACTTCCTGGCTGTGAAGGATGGGTGATGGGCCAGTGACGGACCCTGCCCGCCCGCCTCGTCCCACCCTCCAATGGAGCCAGCGTGGAACTCCTCCCACCCGCCTCGGCAGCTCCCGTCCAACACGTCTACCTCCGCTCCGGCTGAGGACTGGCCTCCGTACCAGTGGGTAGCCCTAGCGGCCATGCTGCTCATGGATCTGCTCGCTGTGGTGGGCAACGTGGCCGTCATGACGGTCATCGCCAAAGTCCCGCAGCTCCACAAGTTTGCCTTCGTCTTCCACCTGTGCTTGGTGGACCTGCTGGCGGCCTTGGTGCTGATGCCTCTCGGCATGGTCTCCAGTCGAGCCTTCTTCGGGGAGGCCCTGTGCCGCAGTTACCTCTTCCTCAGCGTGTTCCTGGTTAGCGCCGCCATCCTCTCCATCTCAGTCATCAACGTGGAGCGCTATTATTACGTCATGCACCCCATGCGCTACGAGGTGAAGATGACCGTGGGCCTGGTGGCGTCAGTGCTGGTGGGGATATGGGTCAAAGCGTTGGCCATGTCGGCTTTGCCGCTGCTCGCCTGGATCCTGCAAGGTGCGAGGACTCCCCTTCTGGAGGGtagcgggggaggcgggggggtcCCCTCTCCTCCCGCTCAGGGTCAGAGGCGCTGCTCGCTGCACTGGACGGGGGGCGGCTCGAACCGTTTGGCGTTCATGGTCCTCTTCACGCTGCTTTATTTCCTGTGTCCGCTGCTGGTCATTTTCGTGGTGTACTGCAACATGTTCAAGGTGGCTCGGGTCGCCGCCATGCACCACGGGCCTCTGCCCACTTGGACGGACACGCCTCGTCGCCAAAGGTCGGAGTCGCTCAGTAGCCGGTCCACGATGGTTACCAGCTCTGGAA
This genomic interval from Syngnathus typhle isolate RoL2023-S1 ecotype Sweden linkage group LG11, RoL_Styp_1.0, whole genome shotgun sequence contains the following:
- the LOC133162915 gene encoding G-protein coupled receptor 61-like, encoding MEPAWNSSHPPRQLPSNTSTSAPAEDWPPYQWVALAAMLLMDLLAVVGNVAVMTVIAKVPQLHKFAFVFHLCLVDLLAALVLMPLGMVSSRAFFGEALCRSYLFLSVFLVSAAILSISVINVERYYYVMHPMRYEVKMTVGLVASVLVGIWVKALAMSALPLLAWILQGARTPLLEGSGGGGGVPSPPAQGQRRCSLHWTGGGSNRLAFMVLFTLLYFLCPLLVIFVVYCNMFKVARVAAMHHGPLPTWTDTPRRQRSESLSSRSTMVTSSGTGTGRETPVRPFGGGKAAAVLMAVGGQFLGCWLPYFSFHMYSALAASPPATLASLEEAVTWIGYFCFTSNPFFYGCLNRQIREELGKHLPCLFRRAGFEVEERLPSREGSIEENFLQFLQGTGCNLEPQNSQSTSSPKGEACCPMVQSQASEPAHPLPVDFRIPGQIAEDTYEFVDTHQAKNNHVDIDT